TCGTCGCGACCGCCGCCTGGCTGATCAAGCCCCCGGCCGGGCACGATCACTTCGCTCCCATCAACGTGGGCATCCACGGCATCCACCCGGAACATGTCACGAACGCGCCGTCCTGGAGCGAGCAGCTCGCCCGGCTGACGGCGTTCGCCGGCGCCGACGTGCTGGTGGCGCACAATGCCGGTTTCGACATGTCGGTACTGCGCCGGGCGTGTGCCGCGACGGGCGACGAATGCCCGCCCTACCGCTATCTCTGCAGCGTGCAGGTGTCGCGCAAGACCTACGCCCTCGCCTCGTACCGGCTCCCCCTCGTCGCCGCCGAAGCGGGGTGCTCCCCCTTCGCGCACCACGACGCCCTGGCCGACGCCGTGGCCTGCGCCGAGATCACCATCGACTGCGCGCGCCGCGCCGGGGTGGACGACGTGCACGCGCTCGCGGCGCACCTCGGCGTGCGGGTCTCGCAGATCGCGACCGAGCCGGCCGAACGCGCGGTCGCCTGACGGTTCCGGAAGCGTCCTCCCGGCGATGTCGGAGGTCTGGTGCATCCTGAGGCCATGGATACCTTC
The DNA window shown above is from Microbacterium proteolyticum and carries:
- a CDS encoding 3'-5' exonuclease, with product MALDFTAIDFETANSSGASACAVGLARVRGGRVVATAAWLIKPPAGHDHFAPINVGIHGIHPEHVTNAPSWSEQLARLTAFAGADVLVAHNAGFDMSVLRRACAATGDECPPYRYLCSVQVSRKTYALASYRLPLVAAEAGCSPFAHHDALADAVACAEITIDCARRAGVDDVHALAAHLGVRVSQIATEPAERAVA